Proteins co-encoded in one Thermodesulfobacteriota bacterium genomic window:
- a CDS encoding hydrogenase iron-sulfur subunit, whose protein sequence is MKENQFEPKIVAFFCNWCAYGAADLAGVSRMQYPPNVHAIRVMCSATVSPHFILRALQSGADGVLVGGUHVGDCHYLYGNYMTVKRMTFLQELLKLIGLGGRLHLSWISSAEAQKYVQVVTDFTEKIRTLGPNPLPMLAKHAKEGRIPQMNPANDKGMAQKNLPHTDRLAKCA, encoded by the coding sequence GTGAAAGAGAATCAATTTGAACCCAAAATTGTCGCATTTTTCTGCAACTGGTGCGCCTATGGAGCGGCTGACCTTGCCGGGGTGAGTAGAATGCAGTATCCCCCGAATGTTCATGCCATTCGGGTCATGTGCTCGGCCACGGTATCCCCCCATTTCATTCTCCGCGCTCTTCAGAGCGGGGCAGACGGAGTCTTGGTGGGCGGGTGACACGTCGGAGATTGCCATTACCTGTACGGTAATTACATGACGGTAAAAAGGATGACCTTTCTCCAGGAGCTTCTGAAACTCATCGGGCTCGGAGGGCGACTGCACCTGTCGTGGATATCTTCCGCAGAAGCTCAAAAGTACGTTCAGGTGGTGACCGATTTCACCGAAAAAATCAGAACCCTTGGACCAAACCCTCTGCCGATGCTGGCAAAACATGCCAAAGAGGGTCGAATTCCGCAAATGAATCCGGCCAACGATAAAGGTATGGCTCAGAAAAATTTACCGCACACCGATCGGTTGGCTAAGTGCGCATAG